The window GGgacggggagagcgaggacGACGGggacgcgccgccgtcgtcgtccatggccGCAGATCtggcggccgcgccggcggcggcgggggggagggggaggcgaggGTTTGGGGATATTTccgggatggatggatggacggAACGGAGAAGGGGAGGAATCCGGAAATCAAAAATGCTGTGGTGGCCGCCGTCGCGTccggcggcgaggggacgggACTGCAACGGAGACGGCGGGCTGTGTTGGGCCGGACGGAATTAATGGGGGAGGGGCCTGTCCGGGAGGCCCGTTAATCTCCGGCCCGCTTGCGTGGGTGCGCCgagtttttttttgcagggatgGACCGGTGATATTTTTttggggaaaaagtacacccaaggtccctctaCTTGTCACCGAGTCACAGAATCGTCCCTCAGCCacaaaccagatatatgacatccctcaacttataaaaaCCGTTTACTCTAGATCCTTCAATGGTTTTGACCCTAATTTCATTCTACGTGGCTGCTGAGTCAGTGTAGAACCCACATGttagcatgccacatcagcaccCTCACTCTTCCCCCTCCACTCCCttcatcctcctctctctctcttctcttctcttctctggcAAGCCAGTCGGCgaggcaggagaggaggaggcggcgggcgatgAAGCGGCAGCGGCTGCGATGCGACAGAAGGTGAGGGCGAGCGctgtgtcgccgccgccggcgaagtggGCGCCACAGCGTTGGGCTCGGAGGCAGAGGCAGAGGTGGGGGCTAGGAGCCGTGGCGGTAgccgcggaggtggaggcgaggcCCGGCACCATGGAGCTGGACTCGGAGCCCTGGCTTGCTCCCGCACCACATCTCCCTTTCTCCGCGTGCTCGCTATCAACCTCCTCACCTCCTTCCTCTtcgcgcgcgctcgccgccagACAGAGGCATCGTCATCGTTGTTGGGCGGCTTGTCATTGTTTCACTGCTATATCCAACAATGTCAGTTGTCcaattttctcttctctctaggGCATCTGGCGACGGACGGGGGtagcagccagtgacgggaaaggGAAGACACGTGTGGCATGACCGCATGACCACAGATGCCGCGACGGCCTAGGTGACGGCGAGCACACACTTCGTGAGGTACGCGTAGCGACTCCATCCAGTACATTGCTGCGACAACAATATCAATGGAGGCTCCCGTTAGGAGCACGCAACGGTAGGGGACCTTGGAGCCCTCAGCCGTGAGCGCGTCGACGATGAACGGCACCAATACAAGCAAAAATAGAAGCAAAGGGACAAAAACAATtcctatttatttttcaaaaatagaagaTAGTGGCATTTGGACGAAGTCCGTAGTTGAGAGTGGCATTCTAATTAACTCTAAATGAGTGAATTGCACTTTGTGCCATATTTTAttaccaaagtttcactttggaccaccctgtACACAATcctttcactttggactaggtaACTTTACCTTTGTTGTATAATGGACCACCCTAATTCTTTTCGCTAGTGATGTCTAGCGTTTCTTTTGACAAATGTATGGCATGCATATAGGTACAAAAGTTTGCTGGCACGTCGTTAACAACTTCATCAAAGTCATCGAAGAATTGAAAATGTGGTTTGGGGTGGTTTATTGTACAATAAAGATAAAGTTACCTAATCCgatccaaagtgaaaagattaGATAAAAAGTAGTCTAAAGTGAACCTTTAACCATAAAACATGGCCCAAAGTGAAATTAACTCCTAAATGTTAATGTTATAAATACGAAGTGGTATTTTTGGCAAAGTTTCGATGAAAATAGAATGCCAATTTTGTCCAAATTTCCCAGGTACCGCGGTAAGTGAAACCTGCTCCGTGATAACCGCGATAAAACCAAAAGCGAATTAACACTCGTGCATCAGCACAAGGAACACGGGAGACCCACCGCTaagctccctccctcctctctccggcgcttccgcctcgccggagatgggcggcgccacctcgccggcggcgccctgtCTCTCCGTCTGCTTGCtgcccctcctcttcctcttcctccacgGGTAAGCCCCAAGCTCTCACCGCTCTTGGTTTATAGCTGCTGTGCTGTACTGTACCGTACTGAACCTCGGTGCCTAGGTGTCTTGGGTTTATAGCGTCTTAGCATGCGTTGGCCGTAGAAATGCTAGATTTGGTGTGTTATTGACGCCTGCTTCGACAGATCTGAGCAAGATTTCGTCCTAATCCCCCCTGCTCACATCATCAACCCACTCTGGATCGCTCTCTCGCTTAATTAGGATCCCTTGGATACATACAGCGACTGTAGTTTGTAAACATGGGTAATTTTAACTAAGCGTGATTGAGATGAAATGAAACGTCTTTGTTCAGGGATGCTTTGTTTTTTGGTGGTGCATTCAGCTGAAGAAGTGGCTGTACAATGTTAAGGTCTTCTCATGTGACATTTTGATGTACAATGTTGTTTTGGCGTTTGATTTTGGGCAGATGCTGGAGCTGCGTAGCTATCGAGAGGGAGAGGACGCTGGCGATGATCAAACCGGACGGTCTATCTGGTAATTACACGGAGAGAATCAAGGAGGTCATCTTGGAGTCTGGATTTGATATCGTCAAAGAGGCAGTGGTTCAGCTGGATGCGGAGAGGGCATCACTCTTCTATGCGGAGCATTCTGGGAGAAGCTTCTTTGACAGTCTGGTGAAGTATATGACAAGGTACCTTTGTCGAAAGACTTGTGTATTTTGTTCCTTGCTTAAGTCCTCACAGTCACAGGCTATAGTGAATCGTTTCGACAGTGAGGCCATATCAACATGAAAAGTATGGAATGCATGACATGtgatacttttttttaagaaactatTTAGCTCGCTAAGTATGAGATTTGAATTTGTGGGCAGAGGAAGGAGCATGTGTGGTAccatattttcaaattattaGGAGTTTATCATTTTTGAAATTTGGCTGTTAGGGCAGCTAGATATCATGTTTAGACAACTATTCGATACATGAATCTATATCCGGACATTCAGAAATTCTAAGCTGCTTGACAGGTAGAAAGCTAGTACTAGACACATACGTTGTAGACAGTGAGAACGCAAGTGCAGATGTAGAAATTTATTCCTCCGTAATCAAGAACCCCACTGAATATTGTATAATTTATCCTAAAATCAGTTTATGGTACCTCTTAGGTCATGGTACTAAGATGTACTCCTCCCAATGCATGTTCTTGAGCTAAATCAGTTCATTGGGAATCTTCAAAATGTTAGCAACTTCTGGGAATACAAACACAGTAAGCTGGTTTTCCTATTTGCGAATGCAATGCAGTTTTTTCTTTCAGGTGGCAATTTTTTGCTGCAGAAAGCCCCAACAAATTTAGTTTTACTGAACAATTTAGAATGCTAATTTAACAAGTTCTCTAAAGGATTGGCAAACATGgctgaacatttttttttttgtttgctgaaTATATCAAtcttcattcttcttttttttttaatatggatTGGACTCCTTTATCCTGATCTGCCTCAATGATACTGAACAGTTTTGACATGCTTGTTTATGTTGTTCTTTAGTGGTCCAGTTCTCGTTATGATTCTGGAAAGGCCCGATGCCATCTCACACTGGCGAGTTTTGATTGGGCCAACTGATGCAAGAAAGGCTAAAATTTCTAATCCTAATAGGTAAAGAACAATATCATTTCTGTATGATCATTGGTTACTCCGATACCACATGGGAAACAGCTATGAGCTTGTTCCCCAAGAAACTTACTGCACTTTGTCAACACCCACATACTTGTGACAATCTCCGTGACAATACTCTGTTTGGGCCTGATTatgttttcttggttttgcTACTGTATTTTCACTCTAGTCACAAGAGTTATGCTTCCTTCCATTTCAGCATTAGAGCAATGTGTGGAGTGGACTCAGAGAAAAACTGTGTGCATGGTTCAGATTCACCACAATCTGCAGCCAGAGaaatttcatttttctttggaGATGTTAGATCTGGTTGGTTTCTTCATCTTGTTCCATAAATTTTGAAGAGCCACCAAATTTTCTAACCCTGTTCTGTGATAATGCAGATACTGTGGAACATGATGAGCTGTAGTCCTGTAGAGGATAGACAGGTGTATATGCGACATGTCGTAAGGCAGATAATTTTGCAGTTTATTTGTTCCATACAGTGCCTAACACCTGGTTGGACGATGGGATTTGGATCCAATGGAAATATCTGAACATCAGATGAGATGGAGTTCAAGGAAATTAACTTTAGATTGTGTATGGTAAAGACCAGGACGGTGCATGCCAGAAACACCACTGAAGCACTCATCCAAATGTAATCGTTTTTGTACTGGTGCAAACTTGTGCATCCAATCTTCTGTAAGCCTCGTATATTTAGCCTAGCCTGTGCtgttcatttcaaagaaatcGTTAGCCATCACGAACTACCCCTGTTTCTGATCGTTAGCAATGATAGTGATCTAAAATTTTGCTGATCATTGACCCTAAAATAAAATTCTGAACAGTAATTTCAGAATCCAGAGAGCCCCTATGAGGCTATGACctatctgaagttctgaaccgGGGAGATTTCACGTGAGTTTTGTTTCTTGTAAATCATGGACAAAACTAACAGCAGAATTGAGTTTCTTCTCTCTGCTTTGCAATTACACTCCTTTGTTGAATCTTGAATCCTGAATGAAAAATGAAAGTTGACAGATATATTCGTTGCTCTGCGCTTCTCATGCTAATAGCTTCACTTTGCTGAAATAACTAGGTAAGCACTTGACACTAGCCTTGCAACTTTGGTTGCTGCATGTCTGAAGATTTGAACAAGCAACATTTGCCGCCCTCCAGATGATTTTAGCATACAAATATGATCGTCACTAGCAATTCAATATGGCAAAGAAATTTAATAATATCCCTAGCCCTGCATCTGACTAAAGTCGTTCAGATTTATGCacaaaaaacgaaaaaaactaGGGCTCCCATTGGAtggcctaataagccaaagaaaaagctaaattttaattttttatacttaattttgagatattttcgacgtagtttctttttcaatattgacttttaaatcaccaagaatacatatataaaagttttacctacaaatttatttttattccttgGCTTATTAGGGAAAAAGCTAAACAATGGACCTTAGAAATTGTCCATACAATTACCACACACTagaattatattgaaaaatacaTGCCACAAATTGATAACGGTAACATCTGTACACTTTGGGGTTTACCAGTGAAGCCacaaaggccgagtttagttcccagctttttcttcaaactttcaactttttcatcacatcaaaattttcctacacgcataaactttcaacttttttcttcaaactttcaattttggcgcggtactaaacacacccaaagaCTGCAAATATCTAAGGCATATTTGATGTTtgattttaatgaaactaatttggtgttgtagatatTAGTGTACTATACTCTATATtctcaaaattataaaagtttaacacATTATACACTTACATACTTAGTCAAAGTTATAAAGATTAACTTTATTATGATAAAACTGAACTACCTACATGTAGAACGGGGAATACCAATCAGTACAAGCTCCATGCTGAAACCAAACAACAACAGCAacacaacccccccccccccccccccaacacacacaaaaaaaaagaaaaataaaataaaagaaaaatccatGGTATGCAATCTAGTTGAATAAATTGGATTATATTTTCgcccttatttttttaactaattgACATATACGGCTTGTTTGACAACTTACAACTTGAGGGAAGATGATTAAGAGTTTAGACAGGGGAATGAGAATTCGATGTGCAGTTCCAatctcttgtttggtagagataAATTGATAGAGAGTTTAGTTAGAGACCGAACTTGAACGAAAATGAATGGTTAAGATTTGTTTAGGTAAAGTAAAGGAGAAATTCCATCCTAATTACCACCACACCACCTAGGTATTGAAAAGTAGGGAGTTACTCCCTCAATTCCCTATCCCACCCCAACAAAACTCCTATGTTTCTCAACCAAACAGAACCGTTAATAGTCACATCCCTTTAAACTCCTAATCCCTTAAAAACAAACCTCCCCCACCAAACAGCCCTATATATGCCACTTCTCCGTTAAATTTGTGGGCGCCTTTATCACTATATGGCATACGTCACGG of the Oryza sativa Japonica Group chromosome 2, ASM3414082v1 genome contains:
- the LOC4329701 gene encoding probable nucleoside diphosphate kinase 5, whose translation is MGGATSPAAPCLSVCLLPLLFLFLHGCWSCVAIERERTLAMIKPDGLSGNYTERIKEVILESGFDIVKEAVVQLDAERASLFYAEHSGRSFFDSLVKYMTSGPVLVMILERPDAISHWRVLIGPTDARKAKISNPNSIRAMCGVDSEKNCVHGSDSPQSAAREISFFFGDVRSDTVEHDEL